Within the Prosthecochloris marina genome, the region CCGACCTGAACTTGTAGTTGATTCGACCGGACTCTATTTTCGAAAGATCGAGTACATCATTGATAAGTGCAGTCAGTTGCTCGCTCTCCTGATGAATTATCTGCAAGAAATGTTTGGCGTTTTCAGGGTCGTGTATAGCTCCTTCGAGAAGTGTTTCAGTGTACCCTGTAATACTGGTCAACGGTGTACGAAGCTCATGAGAAACGCTTGAAACAAAATCCCTTCTTACCCGCTCCAGGTTACGCAATCTGGTAATATCGTTGAGGACAAAAACCGTTCCCTGAGAAACATTGTCCTTGATCACCGGCATGGCGCTGACCTGCAAAACCCTTTCCCCACGATCGGTCATAACGGTAATCTCTTCTTTGGCAATCGGTGAATCAGATACTTTTATACGCTCGAATAAATCAAGCAGTCGGGCATCGGTTACCTTACGTCCGGCCCCTGTCCTTATCATCTGTCCGCAATCCAGATTGAAAAACCTACAGGCAGCGGGATTTCCAAGCATGACAAAACCGTTTGAATCAGTAACGATAATCGCTTCTCGAATGCTCGAAAACACCGCCTTGAACCATTCCTCTTGCTGGTTCATGTGCTTCATCTCATCCGAGATATAGTTTAAGGCCCTGGCAAGCTGTCCTATTTCATCACCGCGCTTCACTTGAAGCTTGGTGGAATAATCACCGTGGACAAGCTTATCGGCGGCCAACGCAATATGCCGCAGTGGACTTGCAAGAAAAACAGCCGTCAGCGCGCCGAAAATCAAGGACAAAAACAGCGACCAGAACAAGGCCCCTTCAACACCTCTACGAATTTCAGCCTCAAGCCGTCGGATTTGGCTCAAGGGCTTTGCAAAACGCAGGACGGCAAAAGGTTTCTGGGAACCAAGCACTATCGCGATATACAGCATGTCCTCTTTTACGGTCTCACTGAAGCGGGTATCTTCACCAACACCTTCAACAAGCGCCTGTTGCACCTCAGGCCGCTGCATATGATTTTCAACAAAAGGTAGTCGCTCAGGAGCGATATAGGAATCTCCTATCACCGCGCCATTCATTGAAATAAGCGTTACCCGAAGCTCCAGGGCCGAACCGACATCATCAGCCCATTGATCCGACACAGTAATATCATCCCACTGTACCGGCCTGCTCTCGAGAAGCTGACGGTTAAGCTTTAGCTTCTTGTATAACTGATTTTTTAAATCATCATAGAAAAGCGACCGAAGCTGGCCGCCAAGATAGAAGTAGCTGATTGCAACTGTAAAAAAAATAATAACCCCGAAAACCAGCCCAAGTCTAAAAGAAACGCTAGTTTTTTTCACCG harbors:
- a CDS encoding ATP-binding protein; translated protein: MKKTSVSFRLGLVFGVIIFFTVAISYFYLGGQLRSLFYDDLKNQLYKKLKLNRQLLESRPVQWDDITVSDQWADDVGSALELRVTLISMNGAVIGDSYIAPERLPFVENHMQRPEVQQALVEGVGEDTRFSETVKEDMLYIAIVLGSQKPFAVLRFAKPLSQIRRLEAEIRRGVEGALFWSLFLSLIFGALTAVFLASPLRHIALAADKLVHGDYSTKLQVKRGDEIGQLARALNYISDEMKHMNQQEEWFKAVFSSIREAIIVTDSNGFVMLGNPAACRFFNLDCGQMIRTGAGRKVTDARLLDLFERIKVSDSPIAKEEITVMTDRGERVLQVSAMPVIKDNVSQGTVFVLNDITRLRNLERVRRDFVSSVSHELRTPLTSITGYTETLLEGAIHDPENAKHFLQIIHQESEQLTALINDVLDLSKIESGRINYKFRSVNLGDLVEKTLNLFSRAIEKKGIALHLHFPEDLPYVNADRDYLELVARNLVDNAIKYVPEDNGQIWIKAFVADDMVRVDVKDNGIGIPQKDLGRIFERFYRVDKARSRAIGGTGLGLSIVKHIILAHKGKVEVRSRLNLGSLFSFTVPIVRENRKTQSNT